A single genomic interval of Prionailurus viverrinus isolate Anna chromosome A2, UM_Priviv_1.0, whole genome shotgun sequence harbors:
- the ADGRL1 gene encoding adhesion G protein-coupled receptor L1 isoform X1: MARLAAVLWSLCITAVLVTSATQGLSRAGLPFGLMRRELACEGYPIELRCPGSDVIMVENANYGRTDDKICDADPFQMENVQCYLPDAFKIMSQRCNNRTQCVVVAGSDAFPDPCPGTYKYLEVQYDCVPYIFVCPGTLQKVLEPTSTHESEHQSGAWCKDPLQAGDRIYVMPWIPYRTDTLTEYASWEDYVAARHTTTYRLPNRVDGTGFVVYDGAVFYNKERTRNIVKYDLRTRIKSGETVINTANYHDTSPYRWGGKTDIDLAVDENGLWVIYATEGNNGRLVVSQLNPYTLRFEGTWETGYDKRSASNAFMVCGVLYVLRSVYVDDDSEAAGNRVDYAFNTNANREEPVSLAFPNPYQFVSSVDYNPRDNQLYVWNNYFVVRYSLEFGPPDPSAGPATSPPVSTTTTARPTPLTSTASPAATTPLRRVPLTTHPVGAINQLGPDLPPATAPAPSTRRPPAPNLHVSPELFCEPREVRRVQWPATQQGMLVERPCPKGTRGIASFQCLPALGLWNPRGPDLSNCTSPWVNQVAQKIKSGENAANIASELARHTRGSIYAGDVSSSVKLMEQLLDILDAQLQALRPIERESAGKNYNKMHKRERTCKDYIKAVVETVDNLLRPEALESWKDMNATEQVHTATMLLDVLEEGAFLLADNVREPARFLAAKQNVVLEVTVLNTEGQVQELVFPQEYPSENSIQLSANTIKQNSRNGVVKVVFILYNNLGLFLSTENATVKLAGEAGTGGPGGASLVVNSQVIAASINKESSRVFLMDPVIFTVAHLEAKNHFNANCSFWNYSERSMLGYWSTQGCRLVESNKTHTTCACSHLTNFAVLMAHHEIYQGRINELLLSVITWVGIVISLVCLAICISTFCFLRGLQTDRNTIHKNLCINLFLAELLFLVGIDKTQYEIACPIFAGLLHYFFLAAFSWLCLEGVHLYLLLVEVFESEYSRTKYYYLGGYCFPALVVGIAAAIDYRSYGTEKACWLRVDNYFIWSFIGPVSFVIVVNLVFLMVTLHKMIRSSSVLKPDSSRLDNIKSWALGAIALLFLLGLTWAFGLLFINKESVVMAYLFTTFNAFQGVFIFVFHCALQKKVHKEYSKCLRHSYCCIRSPPGGAHGSLKTSAMRSNTRYYTGTQSRIRRMWNDTVRKQTESSFMAGDINSTPTLNRGTMGNHLLTNPVLQPRGGTSPYNTLIAESVGFNPSSPPVFNSPGSYREPKHPLGGREACGMDTLPLNGNFNNSYSLRSGDFPPGDGASEPPRGRNLADAAAFEKMIISELVHNNLRGGSSGAKGPPPPEPPVPPVPGGGGEEEAGGPGGADRAEIELLYKALEEPLLLPRAQSVLYQSDLDESESCTAEDGATSRPLSSPPGRDSLYASGANLRDSPSYPDSSPEGPSEALPPPPPAPPGPPEIYYTSRPPALVARNPLQGYYQVRRPSHEGYLAAPGLEGPGPDGDGQMQLVTSL; this comes from the exons ATGGCCCGCCTGGCCGCTGTGCTGTGGAGTCTCTGCATCACCGCCGTCCTGGTCACCTCGGCCACCCAAG GCCTGAGCCGGGCTGGGCTCCCGTTCGGGCTGATGCGCCGGGAGCTGGCGTGTGAAGGCTATCCCATCGAGCTGCGGTGCCCAGGCAGCGACGTCATCATGGTGGAGAACGCCAACTATGGGCGCACAGACGACAAGATCTGTGACGCCGACCCTTTCCAGATGGAGAACGTGCAGTGCTACCTGCCTGATGCCTTCAAGATCATGTCACAGAG GTGTAACAACCGCACCCAGTGCGTGGTGGTTGCCGGCTCTGACGCCTTTCCCGACCCCTGTCCTGGGACCTACAAGTACCTGGAGGTGCAGTACGACTGTGTCCCCTACA TCTTCGTGTGCCCAGGGACCCTGCAGAAGGTGTTGGAGCCCACCTCCACGCACGAGTCGGAACACCAGTCTGGCGCCTGGTGCAAGGACCCGCTGCAGGCGGGCGACCGTATCTACGTCATGCCCTGGATCCCCTACCGCACGGACACGCTGACCGAGTACGCCTCGTGGGAGGACTACGTGGCCGCGCGCCACACCACCACCTACCGCCTGCCCAACCGCGTGGACGGCACGGGCTTCGTGGTCTACGACGGCGCCGTCTTCTACAACAAGGAGCGCACGCGCAACATCGTCAAGTACGACCTGCGCACGCGCATCAAGAGCGGGGAGACGGTCATCAACACGGCCAACTACCACGACACCTCGCCCTACCGCTGGGGGGGCAAGACCGACATCGACCTAGCTGTGGACGAGAACGGGCTGTGGGTCATTTACGCCACCGAGGGCAACAACGGGCGCCTGGTGGTGAGCCAGCTCAACCCCTACACGCTGCGTTTCGAGGGCACGTGGGAGACCGGCTACGACAAGCGCTCGGCGTCCAACGCCTTCATGGTGTGCGGGGTCCTGTACGTGCTGCGCTCCGTGTACGTGGACGACGACAGCGAGGCGGCGGGCAACCGCGTGGACTACGCTTTCAACACCAACGCCAACCGCGAGGAGCCCGTGAGCCTGGCCTTCCCCAACCCCTACCAGTTCGTCTCCTCCGTGGACTACAACCCTCGCGACAACCAGCTTTACGTCTGGAACAACTATTTTGTGGTGCGCTACAGCCTGGAGTTCGGGCCGCCCGACCCCAGTGCGG GCCCAGCCACTTCCCCACCTGTCAGCACGACCACCACAGCCCGACCCACACCCCTCACCAGCACGGCCTCGCCCGCAGCCACCACCCCGCTCCGCCGGGTGCCCCTCACCACACACCCTGTGGGTGCCATCAACCAGCTGGGACCTGACCTGCCTCCAGCCACAGCCCCAGCTCCCAGCACCCggcggcccccagcccccaacctGCACGTGTCCCCAGAGCTCTTCTGTGAACCTAGAGAGGTGCGGCGGGTCCAGTGGCCGGCCACCCAGCAGGGCATGCTGGTGGAGAGGCCCTGCCCCAAGGGGACCCGAG GAATTGCCTCCTTCCAGTGTCTACCAGCCCTGGGGCTCTGGAACCCCCGGGGCCCTGACCTCAGCAACTGCACCTCCCCCTGGGTCAACCAGGTGGCCCAGAAG ATCAAGAGTGGGGAGAATGCAGCCAATATTGCCAGTGAGCTAGCCCGTCACACCCGAGGCTCCATCTATGCGGGTGACGTGTCCTCCTCCGTGAAGCTGATGGAGCAGCTGCTGGATATTCTGGACGCCCAGCTGCAGGCCTTGCGGCCCATTGAGCGCGAGTCAGCTGGCAAGAACTACAACAAG aTGCACAAGCGGGAGAGAACCTGCAAAGACTACATCAAG GCTGTGGTAGAGACTGTGGACAACCTGCTGCGGCCAGAGGCTCTGGAATCCTGGAAGGACATGAACGCTACGGAGCAGGTGCACACAGCCACCATGCTCTTGGATGTCCTGGAGGAGGGTGCCTTCCTGCTGGCCGACAATGTCAGGGAGCCCGCCCGCTTCCTGGCTGCCAAGCAGAATGTGG TCCTGGAGGTGACAGTCCTCAACACCGAGGGCCAAGTGCAGGAGCTGGTGTTTCCCCAGGAGTACCCAAGTGAGAACTCCATCCAGCTGTCCGCCAATACCATCAAGCAGAACAGCCGGAACG GTGTAGTCAAAGTCGTTTTCATCCTCTACAACAACCTGGGTCTCTTCCTGTCCACCGAGAACGCCACAGTGAAGCTGGCAGGTGAAGCAGGTACAGGTGGCCCAGGCGGCGCCTCCCTGGTGGTGAATTCGCAGGTCATCGCGGCGTCCATCAACAAGGAGTCCAGTCGAGTCTTTCTCATGGACCCTGTCATCTTCACTGTGGCCCACCTGGAG GCCAAGAACCACTTCAATGCTAACTGCTCCTTCTGGAACTACTCGGAGCGTTCCATGCTGGGCTACTGGTCAACCCAGGGCTGCCGCCTGGTGGAGTCCAACAAGACCCACACCACGTGTGCCTGCAGCCACCTCACCAACTTCGCCGTGCTGATGGCCCACCACGAGATC taCCAGGGCCGCATCAATGAGCTGCTGTTGTCGGTCATCACCTGGGTGGGCATCGTGATCTCCCTCGTCTGCCTGGCCATCTGTATCTCTACCTTCTGCTTCTTGCGGGGGCTGCAGACCGACCGCAACACCATCCATAAGAACCTGTGCATCAACCTCTTCCTGGCTGAGCTGCTCTTCCTGGTCGGGATCGACAAGACTCAGTATGAG ATCGCCTGCCCCATCTTCGCTGGCTTACTGCACTACTTCTTCCTGGCCGCCTTCTCCTGGCTGTGCCTGGAGGGTGTGCACCTCTATCTGCTGCTGGTGGAAGTGTTTGAGAGCGAGTACTCCCGTACTAAGTACTACTACTTGGGGGGCTACTGCTTCCCGGCACTGGTGGTGGGCATCGCGGCTGCCATCGACTACCGCAGCTATGGCACCGAGAAGGC CTGCTGGCTCCGAGTGGACAATTATTTCATCTGGAGCTTCATCGGGCCAGTCTCCTTTGTTATCGTG GTGAACCTGGTGTTCCTCATGGTGACCCTGCACAAGATGATCCGGAGCTCATCTGTGCTCAAGCCCGACTCCAGTCGCCTCGACAACATTAA atcCTGGGCCCTGGGGGCCATCGCGCTGCTCTTCCTGCTGGGTCTCACTTGGGCTTTCGGCCTGCTCTTCATCAATAAGGAGTCGGTGGTCATGGCCTATCTCTTCACCACTTTCAACGCCTTCCAGGGGGTCTTCATCTTTGTCTTTCACTGCGCCTTACAAAAGAAG gtGCACAAGGAGTACAGCAAGTGCCTGCGTCACTCCTACTGCTGCATCCGTTCCCCCCCTGGGGGCGCTCATGGCTCACTGAAGACCTCAGCCATGCGGAGCAACACCCGCTACTACACAGGGACCCAG AGCCGAATCCGGAGGATGTGGAACGACACCGTGAGGAAACAGACGGAGTCCTCCTTCATGGCAGGCGACATCAACAGTACCCCCACCCTGAACAGAG GTACCATGGGGAACCACCTGCTGACCAACCCCGTGCTACAGCCCCGTGGGGGCACCAGCCCCTACAACACCCTCATTGCTGAGTCGGTGGGCTTCAATCCCTCCTCGCCCCCTGTCTTCAACTCCCCAG GGAGCTACCGGGAACCCA AGCACCCTCTGGGAGGCCGGGAAGCCTGTGGCATGGACACACTGCCCCTCAATGGCAACTTCAACAACAGTTACTCCTTGCGAAGTGGGGATTTCCCTCCAGGGGATGGGGCCTCCGAGCCACCCCGAGGCCGGAACCTGGCCGACGCTGCCGCCTTCGAGAAGATGATCATCTCAGAGCTGGTACACAACAACCTGCGGGGCGGCAGCAGCGGGGCCAAGGGCCCTCCACCACCCGAACCCCCCGTGCCACCTGTGCCAGGGGGCGGTGGCGAGGAAGAAGCAGGCGGGCCCGGGGGTGCTGACCGGGCAGAGATCGAACTTCTCTACAAGGCCCTGGAGGAGCCGCTGCTGCTGCCCCGGGCCCAGTCGGTGCTGTACCAGAGCGATCTGGATGAGTCGGAGAGCTGCACTGCGGAGGATGGGGCCACCAGccggcccctctcctcccctccggGCCGGGACTCCCTCTATGCCAGCGGGGCCAACCTGCGGGACTCGCCCTCCTACCCGGACAGCAGCCCCGAGGGGCCCAGTGAGGccctcccaccacccccgccTGCGCCCCCCGGCCCCCCTGAAATCTACTACACCTCGCGCCCACCTGCCCTGGTGGCCCGGAACCCCCTGCAGGGCTACTACCAGGTGCGGCGGCCCAGCCACGAGGGCTACCTGgcagccccaggcctggagggGCCAGGGCCCGACGGGGATGGGCAGATGCAGCTGGTCACCAGTCTCTGA
- the ADGRL1 gene encoding adhesion G protein-coupled receptor L1 isoform X3 — protein sequence MGGWGGAPHLSDISGALVPPPEPGMVAVFVCPGTLQKVLEPTSTHESEHQSGAWCKDPLQAGDRIYVMPWIPYRTDTLTEYASWEDYVAARHTTTYRLPNRVDGTGFVVYDGAVFYNKERTRNIVKYDLRTRIKSGETVINTANYHDTSPYRWGGKTDIDLAVDENGLWVIYATEGNNGRLVVSQLNPYTLRFEGTWETGYDKRSASNAFMVCGVLYVLRSVYVDDDSEAAGNRVDYAFNTNANREEPVSLAFPNPYQFVSSVDYNPRDNQLYVWNNYFVVRYSLEFGPPDPSAGPATSPPVSTTTTARPTPLTSTASPAATTPLRRVPLTTHPVGAINQLGPDLPPATAPAPSTRRPPAPNLHVSPELFCEPREVRRVQWPATQQGMLVERPCPKGTRGIASFQCLPALGLWNPRGPDLSNCTSPWVNQVAQKIKSGENAANIASELARHTRGSIYAGDVSSSVKLMEQLLDILDAQLQALRPIERESAGKNYNKMHKRERTCKDYIKAVVETVDNLLRPEALESWKDMNATEQVHTATMLLDVLEEGAFLLADNVREPARFLAAKQNVVLEVTVLNTEGQVQELVFPQEYPSENSIQLSANTIKQNSRNGVVKVVFILYNNLGLFLSTENATVKLAGEAGTGGPGGASLVVNSQVIAASINKESSRVFLMDPVIFTVAHLEAKNHFNANCSFWNYSERSMLGYWSTQGCRLVESNKTHTTCACSHLTNFAVLMAHHEIYQGRINELLLSVITWVGIVISLVCLAICISTFCFLRGLQTDRNTIHKNLCINLFLAELLFLVGIDKTQYEIACPIFAGLLHYFFLAAFSWLCLEGVHLYLLLVEVFESEYSRTKYYYLGGYCFPALVVGIAAAIDYRSYGTEKACWLRVDNYFIWSFIGPVSFVIVVNLVFLMVTLHKMIRSSSVLKPDSSRLDNIKSWALGAIALLFLLGLTWAFGLLFINKESVVMAYLFTTFNAFQGVFIFVFHCALQKKVHKEYSKCLRHSYCCIRSPPGGAHGSLKTSAMRSNTRYYTGTQSRIRRMWNDTVRKQTESSFMAGDINSTPTLNRGTMGNHLLTNPVLQPRGGTSPYNTLIAESVGFNPSSPPVFNSPGSYREPKHPLGGREACGMDTLPLNGNFNNSYSLRSGDFPPGDGASEPPRGRNLADAAAFEKMIISELVHNNLRGGSSGAKGPPPPEPPVPPVPGGGGEEEAGGPGGADRAEIELLYKALEEPLLLPRAQSVLYQSDLDESESCTAEDGATSRPLSSPPGRDSLYASGANLRDSPSYPDSSPEGPSEALPPPPPAPPGPPEIYYTSRPPALVARNPLQGYYQVRRPSHEGYLAAPGLEGPGPDGDGQMQLVTSL from the exons atgggggggtggggcggggcccccCACCTTTCTGACATCAGCGGTGCCTTGGTCCCTCCTCCCGAGCCGGGGATGGTCGCAG TCTTCGTGTGCCCAGGGACCCTGCAGAAGGTGTTGGAGCCCACCTCCACGCACGAGTCGGAACACCAGTCTGGCGCCTGGTGCAAGGACCCGCTGCAGGCGGGCGACCGTATCTACGTCATGCCCTGGATCCCCTACCGCACGGACACGCTGACCGAGTACGCCTCGTGGGAGGACTACGTGGCCGCGCGCCACACCACCACCTACCGCCTGCCCAACCGCGTGGACGGCACGGGCTTCGTGGTCTACGACGGCGCCGTCTTCTACAACAAGGAGCGCACGCGCAACATCGTCAAGTACGACCTGCGCACGCGCATCAAGAGCGGGGAGACGGTCATCAACACGGCCAACTACCACGACACCTCGCCCTACCGCTGGGGGGGCAAGACCGACATCGACCTAGCTGTGGACGAGAACGGGCTGTGGGTCATTTACGCCACCGAGGGCAACAACGGGCGCCTGGTGGTGAGCCAGCTCAACCCCTACACGCTGCGTTTCGAGGGCACGTGGGAGACCGGCTACGACAAGCGCTCGGCGTCCAACGCCTTCATGGTGTGCGGGGTCCTGTACGTGCTGCGCTCCGTGTACGTGGACGACGACAGCGAGGCGGCGGGCAACCGCGTGGACTACGCTTTCAACACCAACGCCAACCGCGAGGAGCCCGTGAGCCTGGCCTTCCCCAACCCCTACCAGTTCGTCTCCTCCGTGGACTACAACCCTCGCGACAACCAGCTTTACGTCTGGAACAACTATTTTGTGGTGCGCTACAGCCTGGAGTTCGGGCCGCCCGACCCCAGTGCGG GCCCAGCCACTTCCCCACCTGTCAGCACGACCACCACAGCCCGACCCACACCCCTCACCAGCACGGCCTCGCCCGCAGCCACCACCCCGCTCCGCCGGGTGCCCCTCACCACACACCCTGTGGGTGCCATCAACCAGCTGGGACCTGACCTGCCTCCAGCCACAGCCCCAGCTCCCAGCACCCggcggcccccagcccccaacctGCACGTGTCCCCAGAGCTCTTCTGTGAACCTAGAGAGGTGCGGCGGGTCCAGTGGCCGGCCACCCAGCAGGGCATGCTGGTGGAGAGGCCCTGCCCCAAGGGGACCCGAG GAATTGCCTCCTTCCAGTGTCTACCAGCCCTGGGGCTCTGGAACCCCCGGGGCCCTGACCTCAGCAACTGCACCTCCCCCTGGGTCAACCAGGTGGCCCAGAAG ATCAAGAGTGGGGAGAATGCAGCCAATATTGCCAGTGAGCTAGCCCGTCACACCCGAGGCTCCATCTATGCGGGTGACGTGTCCTCCTCCGTGAAGCTGATGGAGCAGCTGCTGGATATTCTGGACGCCCAGCTGCAGGCCTTGCGGCCCATTGAGCGCGAGTCAGCTGGCAAGAACTACAACAAG aTGCACAAGCGGGAGAGAACCTGCAAAGACTACATCAAG GCTGTGGTAGAGACTGTGGACAACCTGCTGCGGCCAGAGGCTCTGGAATCCTGGAAGGACATGAACGCTACGGAGCAGGTGCACACAGCCACCATGCTCTTGGATGTCCTGGAGGAGGGTGCCTTCCTGCTGGCCGACAATGTCAGGGAGCCCGCCCGCTTCCTGGCTGCCAAGCAGAATGTGG TCCTGGAGGTGACAGTCCTCAACACCGAGGGCCAAGTGCAGGAGCTGGTGTTTCCCCAGGAGTACCCAAGTGAGAACTCCATCCAGCTGTCCGCCAATACCATCAAGCAGAACAGCCGGAACG GTGTAGTCAAAGTCGTTTTCATCCTCTACAACAACCTGGGTCTCTTCCTGTCCACCGAGAACGCCACAGTGAAGCTGGCAGGTGAAGCAGGTACAGGTGGCCCAGGCGGCGCCTCCCTGGTGGTGAATTCGCAGGTCATCGCGGCGTCCATCAACAAGGAGTCCAGTCGAGTCTTTCTCATGGACCCTGTCATCTTCACTGTGGCCCACCTGGAG GCCAAGAACCACTTCAATGCTAACTGCTCCTTCTGGAACTACTCGGAGCGTTCCATGCTGGGCTACTGGTCAACCCAGGGCTGCCGCCTGGTGGAGTCCAACAAGACCCACACCACGTGTGCCTGCAGCCACCTCACCAACTTCGCCGTGCTGATGGCCCACCACGAGATC taCCAGGGCCGCATCAATGAGCTGCTGTTGTCGGTCATCACCTGGGTGGGCATCGTGATCTCCCTCGTCTGCCTGGCCATCTGTATCTCTACCTTCTGCTTCTTGCGGGGGCTGCAGACCGACCGCAACACCATCCATAAGAACCTGTGCATCAACCTCTTCCTGGCTGAGCTGCTCTTCCTGGTCGGGATCGACAAGACTCAGTATGAG ATCGCCTGCCCCATCTTCGCTGGCTTACTGCACTACTTCTTCCTGGCCGCCTTCTCCTGGCTGTGCCTGGAGGGTGTGCACCTCTATCTGCTGCTGGTGGAAGTGTTTGAGAGCGAGTACTCCCGTACTAAGTACTACTACTTGGGGGGCTACTGCTTCCCGGCACTGGTGGTGGGCATCGCGGCTGCCATCGACTACCGCAGCTATGGCACCGAGAAGGC CTGCTGGCTCCGAGTGGACAATTATTTCATCTGGAGCTTCATCGGGCCAGTCTCCTTTGTTATCGTG GTGAACCTGGTGTTCCTCATGGTGACCCTGCACAAGATGATCCGGAGCTCATCTGTGCTCAAGCCCGACTCCAGTCGCCTCGACAACATTAA atcCTGGGCCCTGGGGGCCATCGCGCTGCTCTTCCTGCTGGGTCTCACTTGGGCTTTCGGCCTGCTCTTCATCAATAAGGAGTCGGTGGTCATGGCCTATCTCTTCACCACTTTCAACGCCTTCCAGGGGGTCTTCATCTTTGTCTTTCACTGCGCCTTACAAAAGAAG gtGCACAAGGAGTACAGCAAGTGCCTGCGTCACTCCTACTGCTGCATCCGTTCCCCCCCTGGGGGCGCTCATGGCTCACTGAAGACCTCAGCCATGCGGAGCAACACCCGCTACTACACAGGGACCCAG AGCCGAATCCGGAGGATGTGGAACGACACCGTGAGGAAACAGACGGAGTCCTCCTTCATGGCAGGCGACATCAACAGTACCCCCACCCTGAACAGAG GTACCATGGGGAACCACCTGCTGACCAACCCCGTGCTACAGCCCCGTGGGGGCACCAGCCCCTACAACACCCTCATTGCTGAGTCGGTGGGCTTCAATCCCTCCTCGCCCCCTGTCTTCAACTCCCCAG GGAGCTACCGGGAACCCA AGCACCCTCTGGGAGGCCGGGAAGCCTGTGGCATGGACACACTGCCCCTCAATGGCAACTTCAACAACAGTTACTCCTTGCGAAGTGGGGATTTCCCTCCAGGGGATGGGGCCTCCGAGCCACCCCGAGGCCGGAACCTGGCCGACGCTGCCGCCTTCGAGAAGATGATCATCTCAGAGCTGGTACACAACAACCTGCGGGGCGGCAGCAGCGGGGCCAAGGGCCCTCCACCACCCGAACCCCCCGTGCCACCTGTGCCAGGGGGCGGTGGCGAGGAAGAAGCAGGCGGGCCCGGGGGTGCTGACCGGGCAGAGATCGAACTTCTCTACAAGGCCCTGGAGGAGCCGCTGCTGCTGCCCCGGGCCCAGTCGGTGCTGTACCAGAGCGATCTGGATGAGTCGGAGAGCTGCACTGCGGAGGATGGGGCCACCAGccggcccctctcctcccctccggGCCGGGACTCCCTCTATGCCAGCGGGGCCAACCTGCGGGACTCGCCCTCCTACCCGGACAGCAGCCCCGAGGGGCCCAGTGAGGccctcccaccacccccgccTGCGCCCCCCGGCCCCCCTGAAATCTACTACACCTCGCGCCCACCTGCCCTGGTGGCCCGGAACCCCCTGCAGGGCTACTACCAGGTGCGGCGGCCCAGCCACGAGGGCTACCTGgcagccccaggcctggagggGCCAGGGCCCGACGGGGATGGGCAGATGCAGCTGGTCACCAGTCTCTGA